ATCAAATGGTTTTGTTAACAGCTCAAAGGATACACTAGGGGTTGCCTAGAATTCCACTCAAAGTCAAGAACAGTACAAAtagacctccaaatgctaagaatcgaaaagaaaataaaaatcaaagattCAGAGCTCCTTCAAAGTGGAAAACAGGGACTAAGTCATCATTTCTCTCTGCAAATGTATACTCGATCCTGATCAGATTAATTTTAGATGGAGAGAGTGACAATATATCTTTCTACtgattaaatttcatatagtctatgaattttttttttaaaaagtgttcATATCAGTAAGGTTCATATAATTGTTCCAAACCAACATTGATCTGGAGTATGATCTTAACCTCGATTAATTTTTAATGGGACCGTACTCTGCTTTATTTCATGGATTGAAAAGTACTCCTTTCAAATCTATgccaaatttgatgaattcaGAATCTAATTTCAATAACCCTATTTTCTTTCCCACCCGAGTAGTAAAATCCTGGCATGCAAAACTTCCTAAAAAAGAACACCTACATTTGAACAGAATCTACCTTTACCGGAAACTCCACCAAGCATCAGCGATTCAGTATAGAGGCATAAAGCGAAGAAAACACCGAAAAAGGAAGTCCAAGACCACCACGTAAGCCGGAGTAGTTAGgcaaaaaatcaaacaaaaataccAAGAGTGACAGAGGAAGGCCCTTTGTGCCACCAGGAATCCGAGTTTGAGTTGCTGACTTAATCAAGGAGAATAAGTGCGACACAATCACTTAGGGCGcaggaagagaaaaaggaaaatccaaaCACAAAGATTCAATGGCGATTTAGGCGAAAAAATAGACGGAGCGAGAAAGATTGAAGGCAAATACCAGAATTACGTGCTTGTTCTTGACATCCACTTTCAAGTCCGACGAAATTCTAGGAGCACCATTAGACTCAGTACCAACACCGTAAGATTCGACCCGAACAAAGTCGAGAGTGATTGGAAGATTGATGCGACGGACCAAGTCAGCCAGGAAGATGAAGGCTCCAGTGGCGACGCCGACGATGACCGGCGGCGAAGAGGTTTCAGAGAAGTCGGCAGAGATTTGGGAGGCGAGGTCGGCGACTCGAGAAGAAATCTGGTCCTGGTTCCAGAGCACTCTCTCAATGTGAGAATGGAGTGCCATGAACGACGATAGGGATCGGCGCAAAGTTGGTCTGTTCTAAAAATGAGTCCTCTCtgtaaatcttaatttaatttaaacgtttttttcttttttttacaaaatagtaatttgtttttctatcaaaatttcatcttCTTACCTTATTAGTACATACTATTTATCCTTAGAACTTACCATGTCTGTCAATTTTTTGAACGGTCGccttttaaattaagtaatataataagaaattaGGTAATTGAATTTTGACTGACTGAACGATTAACTATATTCAAAATCTAGATAAGTGAGTGATCACCGACTTGAAttaagtaaatataaaaaattaggcAAATGAATTCTCACCGACATGAACGATTAAGTAAGATATAAGAATCTAGGCAAGTGAATCCACACCGACTTGAATGATTAAGCAAACATAAGAAATTAGGCAAGTGAGTTCTTACCGACATTAACGATTAAGAGATATAAGAAACTAGGCAAGTGGGTCCCTACTGACTTGAACGATTGAGTAGATATAAGAAACTAGGCAAATGAATCCTCACCGACATGGATGATTAAGTAGATATAAGAAACTAGGCAGTGAGCCTCACCGACTAAATGATTAAGCAGATATAAGAAATTAGGCAAGTGAGTTCTTACCGACATTAACGATTAAGGGATATAAGAAACCAGGCAAGTGAGTCCTCGCCGACTTGAACGATTGAGTAGATACAGAAGCTGGGTAAATGAGTTTTTACTAACTTGAACAATTTCAACTACCGAGCAAACATTTTATTTGGTGGGCAACATCATTAGGgtgtattattaaatttaactaTGAAGAAATGCACTCGAAATCGAACGATACCGTCTTGTGTAATATAATGATAAATAGACTTCTATCATTTATGAGACGGGAACATTCATCAACTAAAatagtcatttttttatttttttttaataaataaaatagcgagatatttttcccatttttttaataatttgaagttACCATGATTGCCCTCGGGAGCATGGATGAAAACCCTAAATGAATGGCCCATGAGTTTGAATATGAGCCTGAAATGAGAAGCCCATCTGCTAAAATTGGCCACGAAAGAGACAGGGATGGCCCAAATTTCAAAAGGAATTTGGCGCCAAAATTTCCCGTGGATTCCTTCAAATtgaaacacaaacaaacacagaAAAATCGAATCAAAATCTGTAAAGCAGGGCATGTCGACGATCTATCTTTATCGTCGTATGGTGTTACCAGTTCTCTTACCTGTGGATCTTCATCGTCACTGATCTCGTATcgtctctctctgtttctgatTTCCTTGTGTCTCTCTGTAATTTCTGTAATGGCGGTGGTTTCTATTTAGGTGAAGAAGCAGCGGAGGAGCGGGAATGAGTGGATCTATCTTCATCGTCGTATGGTGTTACCAGTTCTCTTACCTTTGGATCTTCATCGTCACTGATCTCGTTTcgtctctctctgtttctcattTCCTTCTGCGTTTCTCTCTGTGACTTCTGTAATGGCGGTGGTTTCGATTTAGGTGAAGAAGCAGCAGAGGAGCGGGAATGAGTGGATCTATTCAGCGTGCAACGAGGAACAATCGATGCTGAAGGTGTTTTGCTCAAGCACCTATGGCGAAAGAGATCTGAGATACTGGATGGAAGAATTGTTGACGAAGATCAGATTGCCGGCAGAGCGAGGAGAAAAGGACGCAGTGATCGGAGTGAGTACCTTGATTTGGAAGAAGATCACAGCCAAAGTGGAGGAAACGAACGAGAAATAGGTCACGATTTTGTAAATAGCCATCAGCTATTCACGCCTCAAAATGTAGAACAGGCGTTTCAGCATTTGAGCTCCAAAGGTAAAACTATGAGTATGATTCTAATACTTGCAACTTTCCAGCACAAAAAGTTGAGCAAAAACAGTCATAAATTTGTAGATGACGTTCGAATCTCCGAGTTTCCATTGAAGATTCAAGCATGAGAATGGAGAGTAAAGGCATCTCGAAAGACCGACAAAAAAtgcaagaacaagaacttgCATATTAGTGAAGGTAAGAGGGCCTTCTTCCAAGTAGAGTGAATACTTAACCGAAGAAGACAACTGCGGAGCCagagatgaagaaaatatgacaACAGAACAGAGGGCATGGCATGGACATCTTCAAGACTATCATTTCAAATGGCAATGACTTCGAGCTCCAAAGGACGAGCTATAAGAACACTTTTCAATTGTAGACAATAGTAGAAAGGTTGTAATCACAAAAGAATTTCCTTCAACTATACCCCGCCCCGGAGAGAAGCAGTGATCTCTACATTTCTACTGAAAGAATTCATAGAAGAAATATTGGACCTTGgaggaaggtggattgtgagatcctatcgggtggggaggagaacgaaatattctttacaaagatgtgaaaatctctccctagtagatgtgctttaaaaactttgagggagaGCTCGAAAGAGAAGGCCAAAGAGGAAGtgtctactagcggtgagcttgagctgttacaaaaatgaaatagtcATTGTGCCACATCAATGCCCTAGCACACGACCACAACATACTAGCCCTTTTGGGCATCCTCCAACCCGACAAAGCTTCGAAGAGCCAATTGTCGATGGACCTTGACAAACGACCGCTCACCACAAAAATATTCATTGCTAAAGGATCATAAATATATGTTCCCATAGTACCTGAATCAGAGAGGGGCAAGTTCTTTCAAATATCCTGCAATTGAAACCTTTCAATTTCGGACTCCTCGATATCATGCTTGGATTTAGAATTAATATCGCACCCAATGATCGATGACCGATGACCGATGATCATCAAGACAGCCATGAATCTTgagcaataataataatatgaaatagaCTCAAAATATTAGCAAAAGCAAACATATGAAACCatagtttaaaaaatccaaaagGAAGGAATCTGTCATCAAAGGttgaacaaaatcaaacaaaattctaAGCATCCAAAactagaattaaataaaataaagctgCCCGTCAAGACCCTGCAACAAATAGACAATAACCTAGACAGTTATGGAAGGaagataaaaggaaaaggaaaggatAAAACCCGAACCACACATTCGTTCACCGTCCAGAATAAAGAATGCTCTAAGGAAAATTGATGACCCGGGAACAGGTGCTCTCTTTTTCGGTCTTTGTTCATTTGGCCAGGGCCAATGCACCGAGCTGATCAGATAGCTCGGGTTCCGATGAAGCTTTGTGGAGGACTTCCATTGCCTCAGCCACCTTACTCTTCAAGTCATCCGGTGACTCGATGAGATGAAGGACCTCTGGTTGGTCCATTTCCAGCAACATTCCAGTAACCTTTGCTGCATGACCTGGCTCGAGACATTCCACAAGTGGATACAGCTGCTCGCCGAGCATCTGTAACAATATAATGTAGAAAGTATAGTTTTTGACATGTCTCATCTTACGGATAtgatttcattcttctctaatgaaggaaagaaaaatggtgaCATACCACACGTTGGTTTTCGGGTGAAGCAGAAGCTAATGCAGAAGCGAGTGTTGTTGATGAAGGCACGACCCTTGATCGTTGGACGTCAATGGGGGAGCTAGACACTCCAGAAGTATCAAAAGTCAGAGGCATCACTGGACCAACAAGAGCTTGAGGCAGAACAGGGGGCAGGACGGGTGGCTTTAATCCATTCCGTACATTGTTCATGTAACTAAAACCTTGTCCAGTGCCACGGAGCAGTGACTGGATTCAAGAAACAAGTCCACACAAACAtcagaagaaatgaaagacaAAGGAAAGAAACTCGGTAACAAAGTACATAAATTTCTACATAGGCTTCAACGGTTTGACCCCCTCGAAAAAACTCGTAGGAAGGATTTTAATAGATCTCGGTAATGCAAAATCGCAGACAAATGCAGCACAAACATTGAAATGGTATCTACTAATGAAACTGACACTAAAAAAATAGCGAGTAGACAGATGATATTAACAACGTTACctcctgctgctgctgctgctgcttaaATGGTTGCAAATTTCCACCTCGCCTCATCCCAGGACGTGGCCCGGGCTGTCCTTGCCTCTGAAACTGGTAAGGCATGATGAAGTTTGGACCCATACCAGGTCGCATTCCGGTCATGAGTTGAGGCTGGAAGCCGTATCCAGCAGGCTGTGAGGGCACCAGCCCGGGATTTCCCTGACCATAATACAGCTGCTGAGGTGCAAGTCGTGGTGCACCTGGATGAAACCCTGGAAGTCCTGAAGGCAAAGACGACATTGCGCCAGCTGCTCTGGCTTGAGCAAATTGAGCCTGTACACACAAGAATATATGCTATTACCAGAATTCATAGGATTGACACATTATAGAAAATGCATGATAAAGCAACAACTCCGCTCGCAAAATACTAGTAAATAAGTATTTCGATCCACCACATGGGACTATCAAAATTCGCATAATTGGATATAGATATCAAAACGCCACGTTATTAAATTCAGAACTGAAATCAtcataggaa
This genomic window from Cucurbita pepo subsp. pepo cultivar mu-cu-16 chromosome LG01, ASM280686v2, whole genome shotgun sequence contains:
- the LOC111790677 gene encoding uncharacterized protein LOC111790677; this encodes MALHSHIERVLWNQDQISSRVADLASQISADFSETSSPPVIVGVATGAFIFLADLVRRINLPITLDFVRVESYGVGTESNGAPRISSDLKVDVKNKHVILVEDIVDSGNTLSCLLAHMEAKGASSVSVCTFLDKPTRRKVHFQLVGEGKFYHGFECPDYFVVGYGMDFAELYRNLPYIGVLKPECYQ